From the genome of Streptacidiphilus rugosus AM-16, one region includes:
- a CDS encoding DUF6542 domain-containing protein, with translation MALPKPARSPEAAARAARPQTAPARTPQRLTAVGCGLFVLVGVLAGGGLDELLFDSSGVLLGLAYLAVCFQASVRVRSSDLAAAPISGPICFAVALLLFGKDPGGGWGGRVIGLAESLAVDAGWLFAGTALSVAIALARHFSLAHARRKAP, from the coding sequence GTGGCCCTGCCGAAGCCTGCGCGCTCCCCCGAGGCCGCGGCGCGCGCGGCCCGTCCGCAGACCGCCCCCGCCCGGACCCCCCAGCGGCTCACCGCTGTCGGCTGCGGCCTGTTCGTCCTCGTCGGCGTGCTGGCCGGCGGCGGCCTGGACGAGCTCCTGTTCGACAGTTCGGGCGTACTTCTGGGCCTGGCCTACCTCGCGGTCTGCTTCCAGGCGTCGGTACGCGTCCGGTCCTCGGACCTGGCGGCCGCGCCGATCAGCGGGCCCATCTGCTTCGCCGTTGCGCTGCTGCTCTTCGGCAAGGACCCCGGGGGTGGCTGGGGCGGTCGCGTGATCGGTCTCGCCGAGTCCCTCGCGGTCGACGCGGGCTGGCTCTTCGCCGGCACCGCCCTCAGCGTCGCCATCGCCCTGGCCCGCCACTTCTCGCTGGCGCACGCCCGCCGCAAGGCGCCCTGA
- the ppgK gene encoding polyphosphate--glucose phosphotransferase translates to MNVFGVDIGGSGIKGAPADLDRGELASERFKVLTPQPSEPKAVVEAVREVVGHFDWAGPVGLTFPGVVVDGTTRTAANVDKGWIGTDAAALFSEGLGGRPVAVVNDADAAGLAEVRFGAGRGREGVVLMLTLGTGIGSALFVDGALVPNTELGHLELHGKDAERHASSAAREKHDWSWQEWAERLDDYFGMVEMLFSPKLIIIGGGVSRKADKFLPLLKPLRAEIVPAQLQNDAGIIGAAMQASRLAVQA, encoded by the coding sequence GTGAATGTCTTCGGAGTGGACATCGGCGGTTCCGGCATCAAGGGCGCTCCCGCGGATCTCGACCGCGGTGAGCTGGCCAGTGAGCGCTTCAAGGTGCTCACCCCACAGCCTTCCGAGCCCAAAGCGGTGGTCGAGGCGGTCCGCGAGGTCGTGGGCCACTTCGACTGGGCCGGCCCCGTCGGGCTCACCTTCCCCGGCGTCGTCGTCGACGGCACCACGCGGACGGCGGCCAACGTCGACAAGGGATGGATCGGCACGGACGCGGCCGCGCTCTTCAGCGAGGGGCTCGGAGGCCGCCCGGTCGCCGTGGTGAACGACGCCGACGCGGCGGGCCTGGCCGAGGTCCGCTTCGGCGCGGGTCGCGGGCGCGAGGGTGTCGTGCTGATGCTGACGCTCGGCACGGGCATCGGCAGTGCGCTCTTCGTCGACGGCGCGCTGGTCCCGAACACCGAGCTGGGCCACCTGGAACTCCACGGCAAGGACGCCGAGCGGCATGCGAGCTCGGCGGCGCGGGAGAAGCACGACTGGTCCTGGCAGGAGTGGGCCGAGCGGCTCGACGACTACTTCGGCATGGTCGAGATGCTGTTCTCACCGAAGCTGATCATCATCGGCGGCGGCGTCAGCCGTAAGGCGGACAAGTTCCTCCCCCTGCTGAAGCCCCTGCGGGCGGAGATCGTCCCGGCCCAGCTCCAGAACGACGCCGGCATCATCGGCGCCGCGATGCAGGCCTCCAGGCTGGCCGTGCAGGCCTGA